A part of Paenibacillus sp. IHBB 10380 genomic DNA contains:
- a CDS encoding RNA polymerase sigma factor, which produces MNDRELFETYKEQVYRLCYFMMKNRSDAEDICQEVFVKAILTDRSEIRELKAWLLRIASNECSSVLRRRKNGWTKELSAYLRSRPHASNPVEESVDQRETTMEFYKLYSILPDKVRMVFTLRYVNELTVPEISNVINVPEGTVKSRLNRGLKLLQSMAASQVKEMVGNESTL; this is translated from the coding sequence GTGAATGACCGCGAACTTTTCGAGACGTACAAGGAACAAGTATACCGTCTCTGCTATTTCATGATGAAAAACCGCTCAGACGCTGAGGACATTTGCCAGGAAGTGTTCGTCAAAGCCATCCTAACCGACAGGTCAGAAATAAGGGAGCTTAAAGCGTGGCTTTTGAGGATCGCCTCGAATGAGTGCAGTAGCGTGCTCAGAAGGCGAAAAAACGGCTGGACCAAAGAATTGAGTGCTTATTTACGCTCACGTCCCCACGCATCCAATCCGGTAGAGGAAAGTGTTGATCAGCGGGAAACCACAATGGAGTTCTATAAGCTATACAGCATACTTCCTGACAAAGTTCGGATGGTATTTACCCTACGTTATGTGAATGAATTGACTGTTCCAGAGATTTCCAACGTAATTAACGTTCCTGAAGGAACAGTAAAATCCAGATTAAATAGAGGACTTAAGCTATTGCAAAGCATGGCGGCGTCCCAAGTAAAGGAGATGGTTGGAAATGAGTCCACGCTATGA
- a CDS encoding DUF4349 domain-containing protein has translation MRRRGFNSYLIVFLACAMFIGGCGSSSNKNSAAKSSNGTEVISMVEAEKSMSEQKSDAETPSAVKQKQSSSNDMVMLDQSVVKGSEAPVSGEGFTGRDTADDINKKLIYTADIVMEVEDYGKSQSEIRNMVSLAGGYIVGFTENQSKEEQGGTFTLKVPATGFSPFLDKLEKLEHESLQRSINGQDVTEEYMDLEARLKTKVLMEVQYMEFMKKATKPTELVTFANELGQIQEEIEQTKGRMRYINNNVSYSTIEIRLYQPNVDNVANNTEKKAAPLLKRANDALKGAINIMSLVFQWVVVILFGLIPFLLVGGIIVLLVWLIRRITMRKRADRKNLIRNHNTVIDPVHDAEDVKHTVQDDSDDQDKS, from the coding sequence ATGCGTAGACGGGGGTTTAATAGCTATTTAATTGTGTTCCTAGCTTGTGCAATGTTCATCGGGGGATGTGGTTCCTCAAGTAACAAAAACAGTGCGGCTAAATCTTCGAATGGTACTGAGGTAATATCAATGGTAGAGGCAGAAAAGTCTATGTCTGAACAGAAGAGCGACGCCGAGACACCAAGTGCGGTTAAACAGAAACAGAGCAGTTCTAACGACATGGTAATGCTGGATCAGAGCGTTGTTAAAGGTTCCGAAGCACCTGTAAGTGGTGAAGGGTTCACTGGGCGTGACACAGCAGACGACATAAATAAGAAGTTGATCTATACAGCCGATATTGTGATGGAAGTGGAGGATTACGGTAAATCTCAATCAGAAATTCGCAATATGGTGTCACTTGCAGGTGGTTACATTGTGGGGTTCACAGAGAATCAGTCCAAAGAAGAGCAGGGTGGCACCTTTACGCTGAAAGTTCCTGCCACTGGTTTCTCCCCTTTTCTTGATAAGTTGGAAAAGCTGGAGCATGAGTCACTACAGCGAAGTATCAATGGACAGGACGTTACCGAAGAATACATGGATCTGGAAGCGCGTCTTAAAACCAAAGTACTAATGGAAGTTCAGTATATGGAATTTATGAAGAAGGCAACGAAGCCAACAGAACTAGTTACTTTTGCTAATGAGTTAGGTCAGATCCAGGAAGAAATTGAACAGACAAAGGGACGAATGAGATACATTAATAATAATGTTTCATATTCAACGATTGAGATTCGTCTTTATCAGCCGAATGTAGACAATGTCGCGAATAACACGGAGAAGAAGGCAGCACCACTTTTAAAACGGGCTAATGATGCATTAAAAGGTGCTATTAATATCATGTCACTCGTATTTCAATGGGTGGTTGTTATTCTATTTGGGTTAATACCTTTTTTACTTGTAGGCGGCATTATTGTATTGTTGGTATGGCTCATTCGTAGAATAACAATGCGGAAGAGAGCGGATCGTAAAAATCTCATTAGAAATCATAATACGGTAATCGATCCCGTTCATGATGCAGAGGATGTGAAACATACGGTTCAGGATGACTCAGATGATCAAGATAAGAGTTAA
- a CDS encoding metal-dependent hydrolase translates to MKGTTHLGIGIAVGVAATLYYPFTIENAAIYVAVSGFSALSADLDGPSILSSRIGKLSKQLQILLVWLSFFLITVLTYLYLSRGAFYPEYSVVCVISLLVGFMTKQGVIRNALVSIIGGCMIYGGWLTGMSGLIGLGIFVAWAPWLSHRGMTHTIWALLYWAAISLEMEQDLHIEGLMAVATTGYLSHLLADTLTPQGVKWLYPFYKKSIKLPLK, encoded by the coding sequence ATGAAAGGTACCACACATCTCGGCATAGGAATCGCAGTTGGCGTAGCCGCTACCTTGTACTACCCATTTACTATTGAGAATGCCGCAATCTATGTAGCTGTTTCAGGCTTCTCGGCTCTCAGTGCAGACCTTGATGGTCCTAGCATTCTGAGCTCAAGAATCGGGAAGCTGTCTAAACAGCTCCAAATTCTGCTAGTCTGGCTTAGTTTCTTTCTTATTACAGTCCTAACGTATTTGTATTTATCCAGAGGGGCGTTCTACCCTGAGTATTCCGTAGTCTGTGTAATCTCGTTACTCGTTGGATTCATGACCAAGCAAGGAGTCATTCGAAATGCACTAGTTAGTATCATTGGAGGATGCATGATATATGGCGGTTGGCTAACAGGCATGAGCGGACTAATTGGTCTGGGAATATTTGTAGCTTGGGCTCCTTGGCTCAGTCATCGAGGTATGACGCACACGATATGGGCACTTCTGTATTGGGCAGCCATAAGTTTAGAAATGGAACAAGATCTACATATAGAGGGGCTAATGGCCGTCGCCACTACAGGTTATCTCTCTCATTTACTTGCCGATACTTTAACACCTCAAGGTGTGAAATGGTTGTATCCCTTCTATAAGAAATCAATTAAGCTACCCCTTAAGTAG
- a CDS encoding DUF1657 domain-containing protein, whose protein sequence is MTVSSQVKTCLSSLKGAQASLETFALGTENQEAKTLFTSAAEQTQKIVDQVQTRVQQLENEEPQYKGF, encoded by the coding sequence ATGACTGTTTCTTCCCAAGTTAAAACTTGCCTATCTTCGTTAAAGGGTGCGCAAGCTAGCTTAGAGACATTTGCCCTTGGTACGGAAAATCAAGAAGCTAAAACTTTGTTCACAAGTGCAGCGGAGCAAACACAAAAAATCGTGGACCAAGTACAGACTAGAGTTCAACAATTAGAAAACGAAGAGCCGCAATATAAAGGCTTCTAA
- a CDS encoding DUF421 domain-containing protein, translating to MQDWLEVIVRTIVSVVVLFVLTRLLGKRQISQLSFFEYITGITIGSLTAYISLDLKSDWYLGLISLVVWSLASLGIEFLQMKSKKARDLIDSTGRILIKDGKVLEDNLKKERLTNEDLLEQLRKRSTFKVAEVEFAIMEPNGEVNVLLKKEFQPITPSHLGIKVSPETEPQASILDGQIMDEALASAGYNRKWLNTELEKIGVSLDNVFLGQVDTYGELYVDLYDDKIIVPEPQQRAVLMADLKKCQADLELFSLSVDNTEAKQMYGLCSEQLEQVIANVKPLLTT from the coding sequence ATGCAGGACTGGCTTGAGGTTATTGTTCGGACAATAGTGTCCGTAGTTGTACTATTTGTTTTAACTCGACTTTTAGGAAAAAGGCAGATTTCACAACTATCCTTTTTCGAGTATATTACCGGCATCACCATCGGTAGCCTAACAGCCTATATTTCATTAGATCTAAAAAGCGATTGGTACCTAGGACTAATTTCCTTAGTGGTATGGTCGCTAGCCTCATTAGGGATTGAATTCTTACAGATGAAGAGCAAAAAAGCGCGTGATTTAATTGATAGTACTGGGAGAATACTCATTAAAGATGGAAAAGTCCTTGAGGATAACCTGAAGAAGGAACGCTTAACAAACGAAGATTTACTTGAGCAATTGCGCAAAAGAAGTACCTTTAAAGTGGCTGAGGTAGAATTTGCGATCATGGAGCCTAACGGAGAAGTTAACGTTCTGTTGAAAAAGGAATTTCAACCGATAACCCCATCTCATCTAGGCATTAAAGTCTCCCCTGAGACTGAACCGCAGGCCTCAATATTAGATGGACAAATTATGGATGAGGCGCTTGCCTCCGCGGGCTATAACCGTAAATGGTTGAATACCGAATTGGAGAAAATAGGTGTTTCTCTAGATAACGTCTTTTTGGGACAAGTGGATACTTATGGAGAGCTTTATGTTGATTTATATGATGACAAAATTATTGTTCCGGAACCGCAACAAAGGGCTGTTTTAATGGCTGACCTCAAGAAATGTCAAGCTGATCTGGAGTTATTCTCCTTATCCGTAGATAACACTGAGGCCAAGCAAATGTATGGACTGTGCTCAGAACAACTAGAGCAAGTTATCGCCAACGTCAAACCGTTGTTAACTACATAG